The genomic DNA GGATTTGGCCGGAACACCCTTCCTCACGGGCGTACGGGAACTGCTGTACCAGCGGGCTCTGCCGCGCTCCACCGCTCATCTGGACGTGGTGACCTCCCGGCTGGGGGACCGGGCGGGGCTGATCGGGGCGGGCGCGCTGGTCGTGGAGCACTTGTACGCGCCGGAGCGGGTCGAGGAGCGGCTGCTCGCGCTGGGCGTGTGACCGGCCTCCGCGGGGGGACTCGGGGGCGTATGACGGGCGTGTTTCCGTCCGTGAACCGGTCCGCATGGTGAAATCGCGCCGCCTCAAACGGCGTGATTCTTGCCACCCTTGATAGGGGTTGCGCTCAGATGAGCGGTTCTTGGCTGACTGTACTTCTCGGAGGGGTGGCACTCAGTGCCACTGCTCGATCATTCATGATCTTAACTCAGACGAAGAGATGGGCGCTCATGTGAGCGAATACTCGCAGTCTACGGGCGTTGATTCGTTCAAGAAGTGAACGCATCGACGGGAAGTTCGCGGCAGATCCTTGACTTTCGATCTGGTGGCGGACGAGTGGTTACAGGCGCATGACGCGCAAGTGGACGTACCCAGGTGCCTTCGATCTGGGTATGTTCCTCGCCGTCAGGGCAGCCACCGCGTCCTCGAGGAGTCGAGACCCGTGTCGGAAAACAAAGATCCCCAGGTAGCTGACGTAGCCGAGAGCGGCGTCGCGGGCGTGAAGTTCGTTTATGACTTCACCGAGGGCAACAAGGACCTCAAGGACCTCCTCGGCGGCAAGGGTGCGAACCTCGCCGAGATGACCAACCTGGGCCTTCCCGTCCCTCCGGGCTTCACGATCACCACTGAGGCGTGCAAGACCTACCTCGACAGTGGCGAGGAGCCGGCGGCACTGCGTGACGAGGTGAGTGCGCACCTCGACGCCCTCGAGGCGAAGATGGGCAAGAAGCTCGGCCAGGCCGACGACCCGCTCCTGGTGTCCGTCCGTTCCGGTGCGAAGTTCTCCATGCCGGGCATGATGGACACGGTCCTGAACATCGGCCTCTCCGACAAGTCGGTGCAGGGCCTGGCCAAGCAGGCCGGCGACGACCGCTTCGCGTGGGACTCGTACCGCCGCCTCATCCAGATGTTCGGCAAGACGGTCCTCGGCGTCGACGGCGAACTCTTCGAGGACGCGCTGGAGGCGGCGAAGGCGGCCAAGAAGGTCACGATCGACACGGACCTCGAGGCGGCCGACCTCAAGAGGCTCGTCACCAAGTTCAAGAAGATCGTCAAGACCGAGGCGGGCCGGGACTTCCCGCAGGACGCGCGCGAGCAGATGGACCTCGCCATCCACGCGGTCTTCGACTCCTGGAACACCGACCGCGCCAAGCTCTACCGCCGTCAGGAGCGCATCCCGCACGACCTCGGCACGGCGGTCAACGTCTGTTCGATGGTCTTCGGCAACCTGGGCCCCGACTCGGGCACGGGTGTGGCCTTCACCCGGGACCCCGCCTCCGGCCACCAGGGCGTCTACGGCGACTACCTCCAGAACGCCCAGGGCGAGGACGTGGTCGCGGGCATCCGCAACACGGTCCCGCTCGCCGAGCTGGAGCAGATCGACAAGAAGTCGTACGACCAGCTGATGCAGATCATGGCGACCTTGGAGAACCACTACAAGGACCTCTGCGACATCGAGTTCACCATCGAGCGCGGCCAGCTGTGGATGCTCCAGACCCGCGTCGGCAAGCGCACGGCGGGCGCGGCCTTCCGGATCGCGACGCAGCTGGTGGACCAGGGCCTGATCGACGAGGCGGAGGCGCTCCAGCGGGTCAACGGCGCCCAGCTCGCGCAGCTGATGTTCCCGCGCTTCGACGACCAGGCGAAGGTCGAGCAGATCGGCCGGGGCATCGCGGCGTCGCCGGGCGCCGCGGTCGGCAAGGCGGTCTTCGACTCGTACACGGCGATCAAGTGGTCGCGTTCGGGCGAGAAGGTCATCCTGATCCGCCGGGAGACGAACCCGGACGACCTGGACGGCATGATCGCGGCGGAGGGCATCCTGACCTCGCGCGGCGGCAAGACGTCGCACGCGGCCGTCGTGGCCCGGGGCATGGGCAAGACCTGTGTGTGCGGTGCGGAGGAGCTCGAGGTCGACACGAAGCGGCGCCGGATGACGGCTCCCGGCGGTGTCGTGGTCGAGGAGGGCGACGTCGTCTCCATCGACGGTTCGAGCGGCAAGGTGTACCTGGGTGAGGTGCCGGTCGTGCCCTCCCCCGTGGTGGAGTACTTCGAGGGCCGGATGCACGCGGGTGCCGACGACGCCGACGAGCTGGTGGCGGCGGTGCACCGGATCATGGCGTTCGCGGACCGCAAGCGCCGGCTGCGGGTGCGGGCGAACGCGGACAACGCGGAGGACGCGCTGCGGGCGCGCCGCTTCGGGGCGCAGGGCATCGGCCTGTGCCGCACGGAGCACATGTTCCTGGGCGACCGCCGGGAGCTGGTCGAGCGCCTGATCCTCGCCGACACGGACGCGGAGCGCGAGGAGTCCCTCAAGGAACTGCTCCCGCTCCAGAAGAAGGACTTCATCGAGCTGTTCGAGGCGATGGACGGCCTGCCGGTGACGGTCCGGCTCCTGGACCCGCCGCTGCACGAGTTCCTGCCGGACATCACGGAGCTGTCGGTCCGTGTCGCGCTCGCCGAGTCCCGCAAGGACTCCAACGAGAACGACCTGCGCCTGCTCCAGGCGGTGCACCGGCTGCACGAGCAGAACCCGATGCTGGGCCTGCGCGGTGTCCGTCTCGGCCTGGTCATCCCCGGCCTGTTCACCATGCAGGTGCGGGCGATCGCGGAGGCGGCGGCGGAGCGGAAGGCCGCGAAGGGCGACCCGCGGGCCGAGATCATGATCCCGCTGGTGGGCACGGTCCAGGAGCTGGAGATCGTGCGCGACGAGGCGGACCAGGTCATCGCGGAGGTGCAGGCGGCGACGGGTACGGAGCTGAAGCTGGCCATCGGCACGATGATCGAGCTGCCGCGCGCCGCGCTCACGGCCGGTCAGATCGCCGAGGCGGCCGAGTTCTTCTCCTTCGGCACGAACGACCTGACGCAGACGGTGTGGGGCTTCAGCCGGGACGACGTGGAGGCCTCCTTCTTCACCGCGTACCTGGAGAAGGGCATCTTCGGTGTCTCCCCGTTCGAGACGATCGACAAGGACGGCGTGGGCAAGCTGGTCCGCGACGCGGCGGTCGCGGGCCGGGCGACGCGGCCCGACCTGAAGCTGGGCGTGTGCGGCGAGCACGGCGGCGACCCGGAGTCGGTCCACTTCTTCCACGAGGTCGGCCTCGACTACGTGTCCTGCTCGCCGTTCCGGATTCCGGTGGCCCGCCTGGAGGCGGGGCGCGCGGCCTCGCAGTCGGCGGGAAGCGACCACCGGTAAAGGCTCCGGAGCCCTTGTCGGTCACCTGACCCTCACCGACACGGCGACGGCTCCGGCGTGCAAGACGAAGGGGCGGCACCCTTGTGCGGGGGTGCCGCCCCTTCGGCGTGGGCCGCCTGCGAGTGGCCGACGTCGGAGACGCTCAGGCCGGCACGGCCGGAGCCCCGCGGCGGCGCCGGCCCTCTCTGCCGGAGGGGTGGCTGTGGGCGGGCGGTCGCGCGGACGGCAGGCGGACCACCGCGTCGAGGCCCCCGCGCCGCGCCGGCCGCAGCTCGACCTCGCCGCCGCTCGCGTGGGTCAGCCGCTGGACCAGGGCCAGGCCCAGGCCCGTACCGCCCTTGGGCGCGTCGGGGGCGCGCCAGAAGCGGTCGAAGGCGCGGCGGCGCTGTTCCTCGGTCATGCCCGGTCCCTCGTCCATGACGTGGAGGGCGACCCGCGACGGCCGGGACGGGTCCGGCGGGCGGTGGTGGAAGCGGCGCTCCGGGGCCGGCGGGCGGCGTACGTCGAGGGTGACCGCGGAGCCCGACGGCGCCACCCTCAGCGCGTTCGACAGCAGGTTGTCCAGGATCTGCTCGATCGCCCCGGGCACCGCCAGCACCTGTCCGGCGGGGTCGCCGAGCAGGACCAGCCGGACGCCGTGCTGCTCGAACAGCGGGGTCCAGGTGCGGTGCCGTTCGGCGCAGACCCGGTCCAGGTCGACCGGTTCGCGGGTGGCCGCGCTCTCGTCGAGGCGGGCCATCGCCAGCAGCCCCTCGACCATCCGCGCCAGTCGGTCCGTCTCCGTCATCGCGGCGGTCAGGCCGGGGCGGGCGTGCGGCGCCATCCCGGACTCCAGGTTCTCCAGGCGCAGCCGCAGCGCCGCCAGCGGGGTCTTCAGCTGGTGCGAGGCCTCCCCGGCGAAGGCGCGCTGCGATGCCAGCAGATGTTCCAGGCGGGCCGCGGTGCGGTTGAACGTGGCCGCCAGACTGCGCACCTCCGGCGGTCCCGTGGTGACCGCCACGGGCGTCGCCGTGCCGCCGTCGGCCAACTGGTGTGTGGCGCGCTCGAGTTCGCGGATCGGGTGGCCCGTCCAGCGGGCGATCGCGAAGCCCACGACCGCGACCGCGGTGAGCACCGCGAGCCCGCCCAGCGCCAGCAGCAGCCAGACGTGGTGCACTCTGGAGTGCACCGTCCGCGTGGGAAGCGTGATCCACACGGCGCCCTGCCGGTACGCGCCGTGCCGGACCGGGGCCGCGACGGACAGGTACTGCACACCGCCGATCGTGGACGTCCGTACGTCCACCGTCGACGTGCCGCGCAGCGCGGCCGCGATGCCGGGGCGGGCGGCGAGTCCCCGCACCTCGGCGGTGGACAGCGGGTGCGACGTGGCCAGCAGGCCGCCGGACTCGTCCACGATCACCACCTTGCCGCCGATGCGCTCGGCGCAGTGGGCGGCCCGGTCGGGCAGGTCCCGCTCGGCCCGGCCCGCGGTGATGGACAGCGAGGCGTACATGGACACGGACTCGGACTCGTCCCTCGCCTTGCCCACGACCCGTTCCCGTTCGCCCCGCGAGTAGACGAAGCCCAGCGGTATCTCCAGGCAGAGCAGGACGAGGGCGGCGAGGCTGAGGTAGCTGAGCAGCAGCCGACGGGTCACGGGTAGGCCACCTGCTGATGCCGCCGCCTGCTCGGCTCGGTGTGCACGGCCAGCCGGAAACCCACTCCACGCAGCGTCTGGATCCACGCCGGGTGGCCCAACTTCCGCCGCAGCGTGGCGACATGGACGTCGAGCGTCTTGGTCGGGCCCTGGTAGTGCGGATCCCACACGCGGTCGAGGATCTGCTGCCGCGAGTACACGGCGCCCGGGTCCTCGGTGAGCAGCGCGAGCAGTTCGAACTCCTTCGGGGTGAGCACGACGGGCTGCTCGCCGACCCAGACCTGGCGGGTCCTGCGGTCCACGACGAGCGGGCCGGGTCCGGGGGCGGGGTGCGGCGGGGGCTCGTACGAGGGCCGCGGTGCCGGTTCGTGCGACGGCGGGGGTGCGGTTTGGTACGCGGGGGCGGACGTGGGCTCGTACGAAGGTGCCGGGGGCGGCGACGGTGTCGATGTCGGTGTCGGCGGTGTGGGCTCGTGGGCCGGTCGGGCGCGCTGTGTTCGCCGTGTCACCGCCCGCACCCGGGCCACCAGCTCCCGCATGCTGAAAGGTTTCGCCAAGTAGTCGTCGGCGCCGAGCTCCAGGCCCAGCACCCGGTCGGCCTCCTCGCCCCGCGCGCTGAGGATGACGATGGGGACGCCGGAGACCTGCCGGATGCCCCGGCAGACGTCGATGCCGTCCATGTCCGGCAACCCGAGGTCGAGCAGGACGACATCCCCGTACGGACCTCTCAGGCCCTCGGTGCCCGTGGCGACGTGATCAACCGTCAGTCCGAAGTGCCCGAGCCCTTCGGCGAGTGGTTCGGCGATTGTCTCGTCGTCCTCGATGAGCAGCACTCGTAGGCCCATACGTCGCGTCTCTCCTTGACTTGGCCGGACCGCACGAACAATTCCATTTCCGTGCGGTGGAGTTGAGCTGTGGAGTTGAGCTGTGAAGTTGACACGCTACAAGAAGAAGGTGCGCCGGGCGAGGCCGGACAAAGAATGGACTATTCCTGGCGGCGCTTTAGTGTTGGCTTAACCTTCGTCTGGTCATGACCCCTCTACGGTGGCACCACCTGGTCGAACTCCCTGTTCAGGAGGTGTCGTGAAGGAATTGCTTGACCATGCCCGGTCGTTCAAGCGGCAGGTCGATTTCGAGAGCGGTGAATACCGGAAACTGGCCGAGGGGCAATATCCCGAGGCGCTCTTCATCACCTGTTCGGACTCACGGGTCATACCCGCCCTGATCACAGGCGCACGGCCCGGAGAGATATTCGAGCTGCGGAACGCGGGAAACATCGTTCCGCCGCACGGACAGCACGGGGCCTCAGGCGAGGCCGCCACCATCGAGTACGCGCTGGAGGTGCTCGGAGTTCAGAATGTCGTGGTGTGCGGTCACTCACACTGCGGGGCGATGGGAGCGCTGAAGTCCGGCGACGACCTGTCCATGCTGCCGGGCGTGGACGCCTGGCTGGAGCTGGCCCGCCCGGACCTCGCGCCGATGCTCGGCACGGCCTGCGACGACCCGTCGCTGCCCGACGTGGCGCAGTGCAACATCGTCAACCAGCTCTCCACGCTGCGGAGTTACCCGGTGGTGCGGCAGCGGCTGGAGACGGGCCTGCTGCGGCTGCACGGCTGGTACTACGAGGTCGACACCGGCCAGGTGTACGAGCTGGACGACGACGGGCGCTTCCGGGTGCACGCCGGATGAGCGGGTCGCATGCGCGTGGCCGCGTTCCGGCGCACACCAGGACGGCCGCGAAGACGGTGACGAAGACGGCGACGAAGACGGCCACGAAGACCGCTACCGACGCGGCCACGGAGACCGTGCCGGAGACAGCCACGAGGACCGCCCCGAAGGCGGGGGCGAAGGCTGACCTCGGTACGGAGATCACCGCCTCCCTCGTCGTCTTCCTCGTCGCCCTGCCCCTGTGCATCGGGGTCGCCGTCGCGTCCGGCGTCCCGGCCGAGCTGGGGATCATCTCCGGGGTGATCGGCGGGCTGGTGGTGGGGGCCGCCCGGGGCAGCACCCTCCAGGTCAGCGGACCCGCCGCCGGGCTCGCCGCGCTCGTCTCGGAGACCGTCCTGGAGCACGGGGTGGCCATGCTCGGCGTGATCGTCCTGGGCTCCGGCATCCTTCAGATCGTCCTCGGACTGGTCCGGCTCGGGCGACTGTTCCAGGCGATCTCCCTCGCCGTCGTCCAGGGCATGCTGGCCGGCATCGGACTGCCGCTGATGTTCAGCCAGGCGTACCCGATGGCCGACACCAAGGCCCCCGGCACCCCCATCGAGAACATGGCCGGGATTCCCGGACTGCTCGGCGAAACGGTCACTCATCCCCAGGCCGCCATCGCCGCCCTGCTCGGCATCGTCACCATCGTGCTGAGCTTTCTGTGGAAGAAGATGCCGGGCCCGGTCAAGAAGATCCCGGCCGCGCTCGTCGCCGTCGGCATCGGCATCGCGGTGGCCGCGCTGCCCGGCGTGAACGTGAAGACCCTCCAGGTCGGGAATCTGCCGGCCGCCGTGCGGATGCCGGGACCCGAGCAGTTCGCGGGGCTGGCGGACGCGGCGATCATCTCGTCCGTCCTCACCTTCACGGTCATCGCGTCGGCGGAGAGCCTGTTCACCGCCGCCGCCGTGGACCGGATGCACAGCGGGCCGCGCACCCGTTACAACGCCGAACTCATCGCTCAGGGCGCCGGCAACACCGTGGCCGGCATCCTCGGGGCGCTCCCCATCACCGCGGTCGTCGCACGCAGTTCGGCGAACGTGCAGGCGGGCGCCACGACCCGGCTCTCCCGCGTCCTGCACGGCCTGTGGCTGCTCGCCTTCGCGCTGCTGCTGCCCCAGGTCCTCGCGCTGATCCCGATCTCGGTACTGGCCGGGGTCCTCGTGCACAGCGGCTGGAAGCTGTTCGCGCCCGAGGAGTTCCCGAAGATGTGGCGCCAGGACCGGGGCGAGTTCGCCGTCATGACCCTCACCACGCTGGTCATCGTGGCGACCGCGCTGCTCGAAGGCGTCCTGATCGGGCTCGCCGCCGGGATCGTGCTGGCGGCGCTGCGCATGTCGCAGACGGTCATCAGGCAGCACCTCGACGAGGACACGGCCAAGGTCGTCATGGCCGGCAACGCCACCTTCCTGCGGCTGCCGCAGGTGATCGAGGCACTGGAGGCCGCCGCCGCGTCGGGCAGGCCACGGATCCGGCTGGATCTGACCGGGGTGACCCATCTGGACCACGCCTGCCGCAACCAGGTCGAGGACTTCACCGCGCAGCAGCGGGGGCTGGGGCTGCGGGTGGAGCTGCTGATGCCGGGGCCGGCGAAGGCGGGGCCCGCGGAGACTGGGCCCGTCGGCCGGGCCGGGGCGATGGCGTCCGCGCCGGGTTCCGGGGGCGCGGACACACCGTCCGCGCGGGATTCCGGGGCCGGGGCGATGACCTCCGCGTCGGGGGCTTGGGCGCAAGCGGCGGCCCCAGGGTCCTGGACCGAAGCATCGGCGCCGGGCTCCTGGGAGGAGGCGAGGACGTCGGGCTCTTGGGAGGAGGCAAGGCCGCCTGCGTCGCCCCCGGCGGGCGCGGCGGGCGCGGCGGAGTCGTTCCGTCAGGGCTACCGCCACGGGTCGCGGGGCTACCGCACAGCGCCGCTCCCCAGGCGCCGCCGCGCCGCTGCCCCCGTCGAGGAGAGCGCCCCGGTGGAGGCACCCGCCATGGCCGAGGCGCCCGCGACGGCCGAGGCACCCGCCCCGGCGCCGAGCCCCACCGCCGAGTGGTTCTACCTGGACACGAGCCTCAGCGACCCCGACGACTGCGCGGGACGCCTAGGCTGAGGCCACTCCACTTGTCCGTCTGCGGAGGGAGCTGGGCCATGGCCGACTGGAACACGAGCGACATCCCCGATCAGCGGGGGCGCGTCGTCGTGGTCACCGGCGCCAACAGCGGGCTCGGGTACGTCACGGCCCGCGAGCTGGCGCGCAAGGGGGCGCGGGTGGTGCTCGCGTGCCGGAGCGAGGCACGGGGTGCCGAGGCCGGGGACCGACTGGCCGCCGAACTGCCGGGCGCCGAGGTGGAGCTCGGGCGGCTGGACCTCGGGGACCTCGGCTCCGTAAGGGACTTCGCGGCCTGGTTCCCGTACGAGCGGCTCGATCTGCTGGTCAACAACGCCGGGGTGATGGCGCTGCCGTACGGGACGACGGCGGACGGGTTCGAGACGCAGTTCGGCGTCAACCACCTCGGGCACTTCGCGCTCACCGGGCTCCTCCTGCCGACGCTGCTCGGCACGCCCGGCGCGCGGGTGGTGACGGTCTCCAGCGGCATGCACGCCCTCGCCAACATCGACATCCACGACCTCAACGGCGAGCGCCGCTACCGCCGTTGGATCGCCTACGCGCGCTCCAAGACCGCCAACCTGCTCTTCACGCACGAGCTGACTCGCAGGCTGGCGGCGCACGGGTCGGAGGTGCTCGCAGCCGCCGCCCATCCGGGGTACGCGGCCACCAATCTGCAGACCGCCGGGGTGCGGATGGAGGGGCGCCGCGCCGCCGAGCGGATCGTGGAGCTCGGAAACAGGGTCCTCGCGCAGCCGGCGGAGGCCGGCGCCCTGCCCGTCCTGTACGCCGCGACCGCTCCCGAGGTGCGCCCCGACTCCTTCACCGGCCCGTCGTTCGCGGGGTGGCGCGGGGCGCCCGCGCCGTCCTGGCGGGCACCCTGGACCCTCAACGACGCGATGGGGGAGCGGCTTTGGTCCGCCTCGGAGCAGCTCACGGGTGTGACGTACGAGGCACTGAAGGTCTGACGAGCGTCGGAGACGACGAGGAACCCCCGCGAACCCGGGACGGACACGGCGGCCTCGGCCGGCTCGGCTGCCTCGGTGGCGGCGTCGCTACGAGGTACGCACCTCGTACGTGGCGATGCGGACCGACTCGTCGTCCAGGCACTGCCCCGACTCCAGGTCGAACCGCTGCTTGAGGAGCGGGGAGGCGACGAACGGGCGGCCCTGGTGGGTGCCGGTGAGGCCGCGGGACAGGACGGCCGCGCCGCTGAACGGGTCGCGGTTGTCGATGCCGTACACACGGCCCGCGCGGTCGAGGAAGAGGGCCACCTG from Streptomyces avermitilis MA-4680 = NBRC 14893 includes the following:
- the ppdK gene encoding pyruvate, phosphate dikinase, yielding MSENKDPQVADVAESGVAGVKFVYDFTEGNKDLKDLLGGKGANLAEMTNLGLPVPPGFTITTEACKTYLDSGEEPAALRDEVSAHLDALEAKMGKKLGQADDPLLVSVRSGAKFSMPGMMDTVLNIGLSDKSVQGLAKQAGDDRFAWDSYRRLIQMFGKTVLGVDGELFEDALEAAKAAKKVTIDTDLEAADLKRLVTKFKKIVKTEAGRDFPQDAREQMDLAIHAVFDSWNTDRAKLYRRQERIPHDLGTAVNVCSMVFGNLGPDSGTGVAFTRDPASGHQGVYGDYLQNAQGEDVVAGIRNTVPLAELEQIDKKSYDQLMQIMATLENHYKDLCDIEFTIERGQLWMLQTRVGKRTAGAAFRIATQLVDQGLIDEAEALQRVNGAQLAQLMFPRFDDQAKVEQIGRGIAASPGAAVGKAVFDSYTAIKWSRSGEKVILIRRETNPDDLDGMIAAEGILTSRGGKTSHAAVVARGMGKTCVCGAEELEVDTKRRRMTAPGGVVVEEGDVVSIDGSSGKVYLGEVPVVPSPVVEYFEGRMHAGADDADELVAAVHRIMAFADRKRRLRVRANADNAEDALRARRFGAQGIGLCRTEHMFLGDRRELVERLILADTDAEREESLKELLPLQKKDFIELFEAMDGLPVTVRLLDPPLHEFLPDITELSVRVALAESRKDSNENDLRLLQAVHRLHEQNPMLGLRGVRLGLVIPGLFTMQVRAIAEAAAERKAAKGDPRAEIMIPLVGTVQELEIVRDEADQVIAEVQAATGTELKLAIGTMIELPRAALTAGQIAEAAEFFSFGTNDLTQTVWGFSRDDVEASFFTAYLEKGIFGVSPFETIDKDGVGKLVRDAAVAGRATRPDLKLGVCGEHGGDPESVHFFHEVGLDYVSCSPFRIPVARLEAGRAASQSAGSDHR
- a CDS encoding sensor histidine kinase, with amino-acid sequence MTRRLLLSYLSLAALVLLCLEIPLGFVYSRGERERVVGKARDESESVSMYASLSITAGRAERDLPDRAAHCAERIGGKVVIVDESGGLLATSHPLSTAEVRGLAARPGIAAALRGTSTVDVRTSTIGGVQYLSVAAPVRHGAYRQGAVWITLPTRTVHSRVHHVWLLLALGGLAVLTAVAVVGFAIARWTGHPIRELERATHQLADGGTATPVAVTTGPPEVRSLAATFNRTAARLEHLLASQRAFAGEASHQLKTPLAALRLRLENLESGMAPHARPGLTAAMTETDRLARMVEGLLAMARLDESAATREPVDLDRVCAERHRTWTPLFEQHGVRLVLLGDPAGQVLAVPGAIEQILDNLLSNALRVAPSGSAVTLDVRRPPAPERRFHHRPPDPSRPSRVALHVMDEGPGMTEEQRRRAFDRFWRAPDAPKGGTGLGLALVQRLTHASGGEVELRPARRGGLDAVVRLPSARPPAHSHPSGREGRRRRGAPAVPA
- a CDS encoding response regulator transcription factor, whose product is MGLRVLLIEDDETIAEPLAEGLGHFGLTVDHVATGTEGLRGPYGDVVLLDLGLPDMDGIDVCRGIRQVSGVPIVILSARGEEADRVLGLELGADDYLAKPFSMRELVARVRAVTRRTQRARPAHEPTPPTPTSTPSPPPAPSYEPTSAPAYQTAPPPSHEPAPRPSYEPPPHPAPGPGPLVVDRRTRQVWVGEQPVVLTPKEFELLALLTEDPGAVYSRQQILDRVWDPHYQGPTKTLDVHVATLRRKLGHPAWIQTLRGVGFRLAVHTEPSRRRHQQVAYP
- a CDS encoding carbonic anhydrase, encoding MKELLDHARSFKRQVDFESGEYRKLAEGQYPEALFITCSDSRVIPALITGARPGEIFELRNAGNIVPPHGQHGASGEAATIEYALEVLGVQNVVVCGHSHCGAMGALKSGDDLSMLPGVDAWLELARPDLAPMLGTACDDPSLPDVAQCNIVNQLSTLRSYPVVRQRLETGLLRLHGWYYEVDTGQVYELDDDGRFRVHAG
- a CDS encoding SulP family inorganic anion transporter; this translates as MSGSHARGRVPAHTRTAAKTVTKTATKTATKTATDAATETVPETATRTAPKAGAKADLGTEITASLVVFLVALPLCIGVAVASGVPAELGIISGVIGGLVVGAARGSTLQVSGPAAGLAALVSETVLEHGVAMLGVIVLGSGILQIVLGLVRLGRLFQAISLAVVQGMLAGIGLPLMFSQAYPMADTKAPGTPIENMAGIPGLLGETVTHPQAAIAALLGIVTIVLSFLWKKMPGPVKKIPAALVAVGIGIAVAALPGVNVKTLQVGNLPAAVRMPGPEQFAGLADAAIISSVLTFTVIASAESLFTAAAVDRMHSGPRTRYNAELIAQGAGNTVAGILGALPITAVVARSSANVQAGATTRLSRVLHGLWLLAFALLLPQVLALIPISVLAGVLVHSGWKLFAPEEFPKMWRQDRGEFAVMTLTTLVIVATALLEGVLIGLAAGIVLAALRMSQTVIRQHLDEDTAKVVMAGNATFLRLPQVIEALEAAAASGRPRIRLDLTGVTHLDHACRNQVEDFTAQQRGLGLRVELLMPGPAKAGPAETGPVGRAGAMASAPGSGGADTPSARDSGAGAMTSASGAWAQAAAPGSWTEASAPGSWEEARTSGSWEEARPPASPPAGAAGAAESFRQGYRHGSRGYRTAPLPRRRRAAAPVEESAPVEAPAMAEAPATAEAPAPAPSPTAEWFYLDTSLSDPDDCAGRLG
- a CDS encoding oxidoreductase produces the protein MADWNTSDIPDQRGRVVVVTGANSGLGYVTARELARKGARVVLACRSEARGAEAGDRLAAELPGAEVELGRLDLGDLGSVRDFAAWFPYERLDLLVNNAGVMALPYGTTADGFETQFGVNHLGHFALTGLLLPTLLGTPGARVVTVSSGMHALANIDIHDLNGERRYRRWIAYARSKTANLLFTHELTRRLAAHGSEVLAAAAHPGYAATNLQTAGVRMEGRRAAERIVELGNRVLAQPAEAGALPVLYAATAPEVRPDSFTGPSFAGWRGAPAPSWRAPWTLNDAMGERLWSASEQLTGVTYEALKV
- the nirD gene encoding nitrite reductase small subunit NirD, which encodes MTLAPETTALKVHLSLGGDWLSICDLSLLTPGRGVAALLPDGCQVALFLDRAGRVYGIDNRDPFSGAAVLSRGLTGTHQGRPFVASPLLKQRFDLESGQCLDDESVRIATYEVRTS